The nucleotide sequence AGCATTGAAATCCTTTGAAGAGTTTTTCAAAAATGAAGTGTTAGCTGTTGAATTGATTGATGAAGAAAATTCCGGTGAATATAGTGAAAGTTTTCAAATCGGAGATCAACAAGTAACATTCGGACTAACGCGTACAAATATTTAAAAGGAAAAGAGAATTGGCTAAAAAATATACTAAAGTAAAACTCGAAAAGTTTAGAAAAGACATTGAAGAAAAGATGGATTTGGTCTCGGAAGATGTTGAAACCATTCGTGAAGGCCTTGGGACTGCCTCAAATAAACAGGGCGGTGTAACACCCGATTCCATATATAGCGTGCACATGGCCGATGCAGGTACCGACTCCCATGAACAAGAAAAAAACTTTATGTTAATGAATCGTGGGAGTGATCATTTCAAAAACCTGGAAATTGCCCTTGAGCGTATAAAAGACGGCACATTTGGTGTTTGTAAATTATGTGATGAATTGATTCCAGAAGAACGAATGGAAGCAGTGCCAAACGCCACGAAGTGCGTTAGCTGTAAAGAAAAAGAAAAGCTCGGTATTTAATGAGAATATTGTTTGTGACTGCCATAATGGTGCTCGCAGACCAAGCCTCAAAGGCAATCGTACGGAAAACGATGTCTTTATATGAATCAATTCCGGTAATACCAGAATTCTTTCATTTTACCTATGTTACCAATGATGGTATGGCCTTTGGTATAAATTTCCCTTTTGGTATTTATATTTTCTCGACCATTTCAATTATTTTTACATGTTTTCTTTTTTGGTACTTGTGGACGATCCAAGAACACGGCATTGTCATTCGTACTGGAATTGCATTAATTCTGGCCGGCGCTATTGGCAATTTGATCGACCGTGTCCTTCTTGGAGAAGTTGTAGATTTCCTTGATTTTATGATTGGAAATTTTCACTGGTATGTATTCAATATAGCCGATTCTTGCGTAACAGTTGGAATGGGTTTTGTTTTATATGATTCTTTGATTCTGGAACGAAAGCAAACTTCCTCCATCGGTTGAGCAAAAAAATCCTCTCTGCGTCAGGCG is from Candidatus Neomarinimicrobiota bacterium and encodes:
- the lspA gene encoding signal peptidase II, whose product is MRILFVTAIMVLADQASKAIVRKTMSLYESIPVIPEFFHFTYVTNDGMAFGINFPFGIYIFSTISIIFTCFLFWYLWTIQEHGIVIRTGIALILAGAIGNLIDRVLLGEVVDFLDFMIGNFHWYVFNIADSCVTVGMGFVLYDSLILERKQTSSIG
- a CDS encoding TraR/DksA family transcriptional regulator, yielding MAKKYTKVKLEKFRKDIEEKMDLVSEDVETIREGLGTASNKQGGVTPDSIYSVHMADAGTDSHEQEKNFMLMNRGSDHFKNLEIALERIKDGTFGVCKLCDELIPEERMEAVPNATKCVSCKEKEKLGI